One window from the genome of Oscillospiraceae bacterium encodes:
- a CDS encoding ABC-F family ATP-binding cassette domain-containing protein yields MIVALDKVSKFFGAEEILTDITLKIEDSDRIGLIGANGAGKSTLLNMLSGESEPTEGEIIFQKKRIGYLHQNAGLSGGNSILEEMRSVFSDVIRMGEKLENLYQQLSTPQGNTEENQKEYARLQTLYEQKEGYHIDIKINTVLNGMGFLGRDLSTIVDRLSGGEKTRLALAKLLLSEPDLLILDEPTNHLDFKTLGWLEEYLTAYRGAIILVSHDRYFLDRCVTDICEIYKGKLKRYRGNYSKFVVQKAQEMEYLQKEYDKQQEEIASLKDYVARNQVRASTAKSAKSRQHILDNMEVLEKPSDYLKSIHLKFTFKTEPVKDVLRVSDLELKVKDKLLNPSVNLHVRKNDKIAIVGTNGVGKTSFLKAILGEFPYSKGDILWGGGVKKSYFEQETNKLHPEKTALNELWDRFPQKYEQELRKLLGGMLLSGEDVYKKVGVLSGGEKAKVKFAIMMLEEGNVLILDEPTNHLDLSSKEVLDKALAEYEGTVIMVSHDRYLLNKVPTKIVEMKPGEMVIYDGKYDYYLEKHKEDAPAPVEKKSEKANEFYRSKKDRAEETKRKNDLRKTEAKIEEIEGEIAVLQEEIASPDIASDFEKLKEKCDLLEEKEAILNELYEKWEELSAQ; encoded by the coding sequence ATGATAGTAGCGTTAGATAAGGTGTCTAAATTCTTCGGAGCGGAAGAAATTCTCACAGACATCACATTAAAAATTGAAGATTCTGACCGTATTGGGTTAATTGGCGCCAACGGGGCAGGAAAATCCACCTTGTTAAATATGCTTTCAGGGGAATCGGAGCCCACCGAAGGGGAAATCATTTTCCAAAAAAAGCGTATTGGCTATCTGCATCAAAATGCAGGACTTTCCGGCGGTAATTCCATTTTAGAAGAAATGAGAAGTGTGTTTTCCGATGTAATCAGAATGGGTGAAAAACTGGAGAATCTCTATCAGCAGTTATCCACTCCCCAAGGGAACACCGAGGAAAATCAAAAAGAATATGCAAGGCTGCAGACTCTTTACGAGCAAAAAGAGGGATACCATATTGATATTAAAATCAATACCGTCCTAAACGGTATGGGTTTTTTAGGAAGGGATTTGTCTACGATTGTAGATAGATTGTCTGGCGGTGAAAAAACAAGACTTGCTCTTGCAAAACTTTTACTCTCCGAACCTGACCTTTTAATTTTGGACGAACCTACCAACCATCTGGATTTTAAAACCTTAGGATGGTTGGAAGAATATTTAACCGCTTATCGTGGCGCCATTATTTTAGTGTCTCACGACCGTTATTTTTTAGATCGTTGTGTGACCGATATCTGCGAAATTTACAAAGGAAAATTAAAACGCTATCGTGGCAACTATTCCAAATTTGTGGTGCAAAAGGCACAGGAAATGGAGTATCTGCAGAAAGAGTATGACAAACAACAAGAGGAGATTGCGTCCTTAAAAGATTATGTAGCCAGAAATCAGGTTCGTGCTTCCACGGCAAAAAGTGCAAAAAGCCGTCAGCATATTTTAGATAATATGGAGGTTTTGGAAAAGCCTTCCGATTATTTAAAATCCATTCATTTGAAATTCACTTTTAAAACAGAACCCGTGAAAGACGTGCTTCGGGTGTCTGATTTGGAATTAAAAGTAAAAGATAAATTGTTAAATCCGAGTGTGAATCTACACGTTCGTAAAAACGATAAAATTGCCATTGTTGGTACCAACGGCGTTGGTAAAACCAGCTTTTTAAAGGCAATTTTAGGAGAATTTCCCTATTCCAAAGGAGACATCCTTTGGGGTGGTGGTGTAAAAAAATCCTATTTTGAACAGGAAACCAATAAGCTTCATCCCGAAAAAACTGCTTTAAATGAACTGTGGGATCGTTTTCCCCAAAAATATGAGCAGGAACTAAGAAAACTCCTTGGCGGAATGCTGTTATCGGGAGAAGATGTGTATAAAAAAGTGGGTGTGTTATCCGGCGGAGAAAAGGCAAAAGTGAAATTTGCCATTATGATGTTAGAAGAAGGAAATGTCCTCATTTTGGACGAACCTACCAACCACTTGGATTTGTCTTCCAAGGAAGTTTTGGATAAGGCACTGGCAGAATATGAAGGCACTGTCATCATGGTGTCTCACGACCGTTATCTCTTAAATAAGGTTCCCACCAAAATTGTGGAAATGAAACCGGGAGAAATGGTCATTTATGACGGAAAATATGACTATTATTTAGAAAAACATAAAGAGGATGCTCCTGCTCCCGTCGAAAAAAAGAGCGAAAAAGCCAACGAGTTTTACCGCTCCAAAAAAGACAGAGCAGAAGAAACCAAACGAAAAAACGATCTTAGAAAAACCGAAGCGAAAATAGAAGAAATTGAAGGCGAAATCGCAGTTTTGCAGGAAGAAATTGCATCGCCCGATATTGCTTCAGACTTTGAAAAGCTAAAAGAAAAGTGTGACCTTTTGGAAGAAAAAGAAGCTATCCTCAACGAATTATATGAAAAATGGGAGGAACTATCAGCCCAATGA
- a CDS encoding cation transporter has product MGGTISPMTEFLTKLFIKNHNDTASIRVRQSYGKLVGVVGIVANLLLSLAKLLCGYFFHSVSLTADGANNLSDMGNSLVTYIGFHLAGKPADKDHPYGHARYEYITGLLVSFLILMLGLSLLKTAVEDIFFPKETIFHDVAIWIMVGAVLVKLWLYFFYRGIGKKLDSVAILANAKDSLNDVFSTSGVLLSFLLGKMFHLPLDGYVGALVSLLILYSGWELVRNTMSQLLGEAPKPELVNEIKTEILDFHESIIGIHDLMVHEYGAGQLFVSVHVEVPASQSILTSHDIVDQIEVHFMKEHGIQMVIHLDPVETDNPRVVELKAKISAVVTEISPKLHIHDFRVVFLASHNNLIFDVEVPFEFPYSEKKLEEIIKKEAGKENNCIIQFDKTY; this is encoded by the coding sequence ATGGGAGGAACTATCAGCCCAATGACTGAGTTTCTGACAAAACTGTTTATCAAAAATCATAACGATACCGCATCCATCCGTGTCCGCCAAAGCTACGGAAAATTGGTGGGTGTTGTGGGAATTGTTGCCAATCTGTTGTTATCTTTGGCAAAGCTTTTGTGCGGCTATTTTTTTCATTCGGTGTCGTTAACAGCAGACGGTGCAAACAACTTATCCGATATGGGCAATTCTCTGGTGACTTACATTGGATTCCATCTGGCAGGCAAACCTGCGGATAAAGACCATCCCTACGGGCATGCCCGCTATGAATACATTACAGGTCTTTTGGTATCATTTCTGATTCTGATGTTGGGCTTGTCTTTACTGAAAACTGCGGTGGAAGATATCTTTTTTCCGAAAGAAACCATCTTTCACGATGTTGCTATCTGGATTATGGTGGGAGCAGTTTTGGTGAAATTATGGTTGTATTTCTTTTACAGAGGAATCGGCAAGAAGTTGGATTCGGTTGCTATTTTAGCAAATGCCAAAGACAGTTTAAACGACGTGTTCTCCACAAGTGGCGTGTTACTATCCTTTCTGTTAGGAAAGATGTTTCATCTGCCTTTGGACGGTTATGTGGGTGCCCTTGTTTCGCTGTTAATTTTATACAGCGGTTGGGAACTTGTGAGAAACACCATGAGCCAGTTATTGGGAGAAGCCCCCAAGCCTGAACTGGTAAACGAAATTAAAACCGAAATTTTAGATTTTCACGAATCTATCATCGGGATTCACGATTTAATGGTACACGAATATGGCGCAGGGCAGTTGTTTGTGTCGGTGCACGTGGAAGTGCCAGCCTCTCAGAGCATTCTCACCAGTCACGATATTGTGGATCAGATTGAAGTGCATTTTATGAAAGAACATGGGATTCAAATGGTGATTCATTTAGACCCTGTGGAAACCGATAATCCTCGTGTGGTTGAGTTGAAAGCAAAAATTTCTGCCGTGGTGACAGAGATTTCTCCCAAGCTTCATATTCACGATTTTCGTGTGGTGTTTTTAGCATCCCACAATAATCTGATTTTTGATGTGGAAGTGCCGTTTGAATTTCCCTATTCTGAAAAAAAACTGGAGGAAATCATCAAAAAAGAAGCGGGAAAAGAAAATAACTGCATTATTCAGTTTGATAAGACCTACTAA
- a CDS encoding DUF4364 family protein, which translates to MWKCRLNFPILKKNWRKSSKKKREKKITALFSLIRPTKKEIKHMPFEKILQDDFILRLIILYVCREYGDSITNPELTKFIMDGQEVDYFNLQYNIYELVKMENLRVFTDSGKHYYELTDEGKETAGFFQSKIPMLIRKKLDDAIMEKKKNAAPKTAVIADFNPEGGEFLAGIKILENDQEQFSLNVLVPTREHAIRVCQFFQEHIEEMYQQTNQEIMKLFTEPKE; encoded by the coding sequence ATGTGGAAGTGCCGTTTGAATTTCCCTATTCTGAAAAAAAACTGGAGGAAATCATCAAAAAAGAAGCGGGAAAAGAAAATAACTGCATTATTCAGTTTGATAAGACCTACTAAGAAGGAGATAAAACATATGCCGTTTGAAAAAATACTGCAGGACGATTTTATCCTGCGTCTGATTATTTTGTATGTGTGCAGAGAATACGGGGATTCCATTACCAATCCCGAGCTTACCAAGTTTATTATGGACGGTCAGGAAGTGGATTATTTTAATCTGCAGTATAACATTTATGAACTGGTGAAAATGGAGAACCTTCGGGTATTCACCGACAGTGGAAAGCATTATTATGAACTCACTGATGAAGGCAAAGAAACCGCAGGCTTTTTCCAGTCTAAAATCCCTATGCTCATCCGAAAAAAGTTGGATGATGCCATTATGGAAAAGAAAAAGAATGCCGCTCCAAAAACTGCCGTGATTGCAGACTTTAATCCCGAAGGCGGCGAGTTTTTAGCAGGAATTAAAATTCTGGAAAACGATCAGGAACAGTTTTCCTTAAATGTGTTGGTTCCTACTCGTGAACATGCCATCCGTGTGTGTCAGTTTTTCCAGGAGCATATCGAAGAAATGTATCAGCAGACTAACCAAGAAATTATGAAATTGTTTACTGAACCGAAGGAATAA
- a CDS encoding YgiQ family radical SAM protein, giving the protein MNQFLPITMEEVNERYGGEVDFVLVTGDAYVDHPSFGTAIISRVLEAEGYRVAILAQPDYKSKTDFMRFGKPRLGFLVNSGNLDSMVNHYTVNKKPRSTDAFSPGGKMGNRPDRAVIVYTNRIREAYGQIPVVIGGLEASLRRLAHYDYWSDKVRRSILVDAKADFLIFGMGEITIRKVAECLKNGTPEDIKKLPGIVYQTKNIDHIENAIVLPTFEQVREDKKQYAKFTKESFGEQNPYIGKTLVQHHIDRYVVQNPPCRPLLQEELDEVYQLPFMRNYHPIYEKDGGVPAISEVKFSIISQRGCFGGCNFCSLAFHQGRIVTARSHKSIIEEAKKIIKEPDFKGYIHDVGGPTANFRFPACDNQLKVGACKNKQCLFPTPCKNLKADHRDYLELLRKLRSLPKVKKVFVRSGIRFDYLMADKNDTFFKELVEHHVSGQLKVAPEHSSNNVLRYMGKPNIEVFEGFMKKFYQLTKKVGKEQYLVPYLMSSHPGSRVQDAVELALFLKKHKMVPEQVQDFYPTPGTLSTAMYYTELDPRTGKGVYVAKSYQEKTMQRAMLQTYKPENRETVKKALKEAGMEHLIAQLLPYHKHTEKETKQNDFRRKTGITKNQGRNGTKGGRIKSQGGKRGSNRNHRGR; this is encoded by the coding sequence ATGAATCAGTTTTTACCCATCACAATGGAGGAAGTGAATGAGAGATATGGGGGCGAAGTGGATTTCGTCCTGGTAACCGGGGATGCCTATGTGGATCATCCCTCTTTTGGCACTGCCATCATTTCCCGTGTGTTGGAAGCAGAGGGGTATCGGGTGGCAATTTTGGCTCAGCCCGATTATAAATCCAAGACGGATTTTATGCGGTTTGGAAAACCCAGACTTGGTTTTTTGGTCAACAGCGGAAATTTGGATTCTATGGTGAATCACTATACCGTCAACAAAAAACCGAGAAGTACCGATGCTTTTTCTCCCGGTGGAAAAATGGGAAACCGTCCTGACCGTGCGGTGATTGTATATACCAACCGTATCCGTGAAGCCTACGGGCAGATTCCCGTGGTAATTGGCGGATTGGAAGCATCCCTCAGACGTTTGGCGCACTACGATTACTGGAGCGATAAGGTTCGCCGTAGTATTTTAGTGGATGCCAAGGCAGACTTTTTAATCTTCGGGATGGGGGAAATCACCATCCGTAAGGTTGCTGAGTGTTTAAAAAACGGCACACCGGAAGATATCAAAAAACTGCCCGGAATTGTATATCAGACCAAAAATATAGACCATATTGAAAATGCGATAGTATTACCCACCTTTGAACAGGTGAGAGAAGATAAAAAGCAGTACGCCAAATTTACCAAAGAAAGCTTTGGTGAACAAAATCCCTATATTGGAAAAACCTTAGTTCAACATCATATCGACCGTTATGTGGTGCAAAATCCTCCTTGCAGACCGTTACTTCAGGAGGAATTGGATGAGGTTTATCAATTACCCTTTATGAGAAACTATCACCCCATTTACGAAAAAGATGGTGGAGTTCCTGCCATCAGCGAAGTGAAATTTTCTATTATTTCTCAGCGTGGGTGTTTTGGCGGATGTAATTTCTGTTCTCTTGCTTTTCATCAGGGCAGAATTGTGACCGCAAGAAGCCACAAATCCATTATTGAGGAAGCAAAGAAAATCATCAAAGAACCCGATTTTAAAGGCTATATCCACGATGTGGGCGGACCTACCGCAAACTTCAGATTTCCCGCCTGCGACAATCAGCTGAAAGTGGGCGCCTGCAAGAATAAGCAATGTCTGTTCCCCACACCTTGCAAGAATTTAAAAGCAGACCATCGGGATTATTTGGAATTACTGCGAAAATTACGCAGTTTACCCAAGGTGAAAAAAGTGTTTGTCCGTTCAGGAATTCGGTTTGACTATCTGATGGCAGACAAAAACGATACGTTTTTCAAAGAACTGGTGGAACATCACGTGTCAGGGCAGTTGAAGGTAGCGCCTGAACATTCCTCCAACAACGTCCTTCGTTATATGGGAAAACCCAATATTGAAGTGTTTGAAGGATTTATGAAAAAGTTCTATCAGTTAACTAAAAAGGTGGGCAAGGAACAATATTTAGTGCCTTATCTGATGTCCTCACATCCGGGAAGTCGGGTGCAGGATGCGGTGGAACTTGCTCTCTTTTTAAAGAAACATAAAATGGTGCCCGAGCAGGTACAGGATTTTTATCCCACCCCGGGAACCTTGTCCACCGCCATGTATTACACCGAGCTTGATCCCAGAACGGGCAAAGGCGTGTATGTGGCGAAATCCTATCAGGAAAAAACTATGCAAAGAGCAATGCTTCAGACCTATAAACCAGAAAATCGGGAAACGGTGAAAAAAGCCCTGAAAGAAGCAGGAATGGAGCATCTGATTGCACAGCTATTACCGTACCATAAACATACAGAGAAGGAGACCAAACAAAATGATTTTAGACGGAAAACTGGTATCACAAAGAATCAAGGACGAAATGGCACAAAAGGTGGCAGAATTAAAAGCCAAGGGGGTAAGCGTGGGTCTAACCGTAATCATCGTGGGCGATGA
- the folD gene encoding bifunctional methylenetetrahydrofolate dehydrogenase/methenyltetrahydrofolate cyclohydrolase FolD: MILDGKLVSQRIKDEMAQKVAELKAKGVSVGLTVIIVGDDPASRVYVNSKKKACEALGINSQEFALPADTTEEELLTLVRKLNEDDSVNGILVQLPLPKHINEETVINTIAPEKDVDAFHPQNVGKIMIGNYDFLPCTPAGVMELIKESGIDVSGKECVVLGRSNIVGKPQAMLLLHQNGTVTICHSRTKNLKEVTKRADILVAAIGKPNFVTADMVKEGAVVIDVGINRLPDKTLCGDVDFNEVSKVAAAITPVPGGVGPMTIAMLMKNTVTAAICQNGLKD; encoded by the coding sequence ATGATTTTAGACGGAAAACTGGTATCACAAAGAATCAAGGACGAAATGGCACAAAAGGTGGCAGAATTAAAAGCCAAGGGGGTAAGCGTGGGTCTAACCGTAATCATCGTGGGCGATGATCCTGCTTCCCGTGTATATGTAAATTCCAAAAAGAAAGCTTGTGAAGCGCTGGGCATCAACTCTCAGGAGTTTGCATTGCCTGCAGACACCACCGAAGAAGAACTGTTAACTTTAGTTCGTAAATTAAATGAAGACGATAGCGTAAATGGTATTTTAGTGCAGTTGCCCTTACCTAAACATATTAACGAAGAAACGGTTATCAACACAATTGCGCCCGAAAAAGATGTGGATGCATTCCATCCTCAGAACGTGGGTAAAATTATGATTGGTAACTACGATTTTCTCCCTTGCACTCCTGCAGGGGTTATGGAGCTGATTAAAGAAAGCGGCATTGACGTCAGCGGAAAAGAATGTGTGGTGTTAGGAAGAAGTAATATCGTTGGCAAGCCTCAGGCAATGTTACTTTTGCATCAGAACGGAACCGTAACTATCTGCCATTCTCGTACCAAAAACTTAAAAGAAGTGACCAAACGTGCAGACATTTTGGTTGCAGCCATCGGTAAGCCCAATTTTGTGACCGCAGATATGGTAAAAGAAGGTGCGGTTGTCATTGACGTTGGTATTAACCGTCTGCCTGATAAAACCCTGTGCGGTGACGTGGATTTTAATGAAGTATCCAAAGTGGCAGCAGCCATCACTCCCGTGCCCGGAGGCGTGGGTCCCATGACCATTGCTATGCTGATGAAAAACACCGTAACTGCAGCAATCTGCCAAAACGGATTAAAAGATTAA
- a CDS encoding RNA-binding S4 domain-containing protein, with the protein MRIDKYLKVSRIIKRRTVAQEACEGGKVTINGKVAKPSSEVKVGDVLTLQFGARCVRVEVLEVKEVVKKDDASLMYRQLEG; encoded by the coding sequence ATGAGAATTGATAAATATTTAAAAGTATCTCGTATTATCAAGCGCCGCACCGTTGCCCAGGAAGCCTGCGAAGGCGGAAAAGTAACCATCAACGGCAAAGTGGCAAAGCCCTCCTCCGAAGTAAAGGTTGGCGATGTTCTTACCCTTCAGTTTGGTGCAAGATGTGTCAGAGTGGAAGTGCTGGAGGTAAAAGAAGTGGTAAAAAAAGACGATGCATCCCTGATGTACCGTCAGTTAGAAGGCTGA
- the secG gene encoding preprotein translocase subunit SecG, producing MFNNPSVVVTLIVQIILSLILIVAVLFQNSNQEGLSGAIAGGAETFFGKNKGRTVDAKLKKLTTVVAILFLISSVLLGLFVQRSMPKAETTIPAGMMQPTGAPVDIQPVADGTVPADAGVVPSETENVETETVETENVETETVETETVETENVEEGTTAE from the coding sequence ATGTTTAACAATCCGTCCGTAGTTGTAACGTTAATCGTTCAAATTATTTTATCTTTAATTTTAATTGTTGCTGTTTTATTCCAAAATAGCAATCAGGAAGGTCTGTCCGGTGCAATTGCAGGCGGTGCAGAAACCTTCTTTGGTAAGAATAAAGGCAGAACTGTTGATGCAAAATTGAAAAAACTGACTACCGTAGTTGCAATTTTATTCTTAATCAGCTCTGTTCTGTTAGGTCTCTTTGTTCAGAGAAGTATGCCGAAAGCAGAAACCACCATTCCTGCCGGTATGATGCAGCCCACCGGTGCTCCTGTTGATATTCAGCCTGTTGCTGATGGCACCGTTCCTGCTGATGCTGGAGTTGTTCCTTCTGAAACTGAGAACGTTGAAACTGAAACTGTTGAAACTGAAAACGTTGAAACCGAAACTGTTGAAACCGAAACAGTTGAAACCGAAAACGTTGAAGAAGGTACTACTGCTGAATAA
- a CDS encoding WG repeat-containing protein, whose protein sequence is MMKRCKRMMGIFLAMLFLIGQLEVISGYASDGGRLERPFYNGLAVVCRDGKYGYINQSGDLAIPLQFDFASCFSEGLARVQVGDKWGYIGRDGYYVAKPQFDYASNFSEGLAVVRVGDKWGFIDKSGYYVVEPQFDYASDFSEGLAVVQVGDKWGYMGQNGYYVAKPQFDYAYDFSEGLAAVEVNGKWGYIGQNGYYVVLPQFDRAYDFSEGLAPVRVGDKWGYIGQNGYYVVKPRFDYAWDFFEGLARVRVGNRYGYINTKGNYVAKPQFDFAWDFSEGLAVVQVGNRYGYINTKGDYVAKPQFDFASGFSEGLAVVQVGDKWGYINQNGYYMWEPYWDDASSFHSGLAVVHHGDFSAVINSGGQSVCEEQSEYGDLDVTLGGHILYYYDGSTYLVDQYGNILSDGYDMFGY, encoded by the coding sequence ATGATGAAACGATGTAAACGAATGATGGGGATTTTCCTGGCGATGCTTTTTTTGATTGGTCAATTGGAAGTGATTTCAGGATATGCAAGTGATGGGGGGCGTTTAGAGAGGCCTTTTTATAATGGTCTGGCAGTTGTATGTCGCGACGGCAAATATGGTTATATCAATCAATCAGGAGACCTCGCAATTCCTCTTCAATTTGATTTTGCGTCTTGTTTTTCCGAAGGATTGGCTCGTGTCCAAGTTGGTGATAAATGGGGATATATCGGACGCGATGGTTATTACGTAGCGAAACCTCAGTTTGATTATGCATCTAATTTTTCCGAAGGATTGGCAGTTGTCCGAGTGGGGGATAAATGGGGATTTATTGATAAAAGTGGCTATTATGTAGTGGAGCCTCAATTTGATTATGCATCTGATTTTTCCGAAGGATTGGCAGTTGTCCAAGTGGGGGATAAATGGGGATATATGGGTCAGAATGGTTATTACGTAGCGAAACCTCAGTTTGATTATGCATATGATTTTTCCGAAGGATTAGCTGCCGTGGAAGTTAACGGTAAATGGGGTTATATCGGTCAAAATGGATATTATGTGGTTCTTCCTCAGTTTGATAGGGCATATGATTTTTCCGAAGGATTGGCTCCTGTTCGAGTTGGTGATAAATGGGGATATATTGGTCAGAATGGCTATTATGTAGTGAAGCCTCGATTTGATTATGCATGGGACTTTTTCGAAGGATTGGCTCGTGTTCGAGTTGGAAATAGGTACGGTTACATTAATACGAAGGGGAATTATGTGGCAAAACCTCAATTTGATTTTGCATGGGACTTTTCCGAAGGATTGGCAGTTGTTCAAGTTGGAAATAGGTATGGTTACATTAATACGAAGGGGGATTATGTAGCGAAACCTCAATTTGATTTTGCATCTGGTTTTTCCGAAGGATTGGCAGTTGTTCAAGTTGGGGATAAATGGGGATATATCAATCAGAACGGGTACTATATGTGGGAGCCTTATTGGGATGATGCAAGTTCTTTCCATTCGGGCTTAGCGGTAGTTCATCATGGTGATTTTAGTGCCGTTATCAATTCCGGCGGGCAATCTGTGTGCGAAGAACAAAGTGAATACGGTGACCTTGATGTAACTCTGGGTGGACACATTTTGTACTATTATGATGGAAGCACATATCTGGTGGATCAGTACGGAAACATTTTGTCAGACGGATATGATATGTTTGGTTATTAA
- a CDS encoding WG repeat-containing protein, whose translation MMKRCKRMMGIFLAMLFVFIQMGAVVGNANWPAFSDGLAIVSQYDRYGYINQNGDRKLALRFDYAYDFSEGLAAVKVDDKWGYINTAGNYVAKPQFDWASDFSEGLAAVEVNGKWGYIGQNGYYVVPPQFDWAYDFSEGLATVEVNGKCGYIGQNGYYVVLPQFDCAYAFSEGLALVEVGGKYGYINQSGYYEVEPWLDDGYDFSEGLACVQVGDKWGYMSRYGYFEVHPQFDWAYDFSGGLAVVEVNGKCGYIGQNGYYVVPPQFDWASDFSEGLARVEVGGKYGYINQSGYYVAEPQFDYALDFSDGRAAVMVNDKWGYINQHGYYVWEPYWDYASDFYSGLAVVYHGDFSGVINSDGTCICEEQSEYSEFLVTDDGYILYYHDGWKYLVDRNGNILSGGYDMIGEY comes from the coding sequence ATGATGAAACGATGTAAACGAATGATGGGAATTTTCCTGGCGATGCTTTTTGTTTTTATCCAGATGGGGGCTGTTGTCGGAAATGCAAATTGGCCTGCGTTCAGTGATGGGTTGGCTATTGTAAGCCAATATGACAGATATGGATATATCAATCAAAACGGAGATCGCAAACTAGCTCTTCGATTTGATTATGCATATGATTTTTCCGAAGGATTAGCTGCCGTGAAAGTTGACGACAAATGGGGTTACATCAATACTGCAGGAAACTATGTAGCGAAGCCTCAGTTTGATTGGGCATCTGATTTTTCTGAAGGATTAGCTGCCGTGGAAGTTAACGGTAAATGGGGTTATATCGGTCAGAATGGATATTATGTGGTTCCTCCTCAGTTTGATTGGGCATATGATTTTTCCGAAGGGTTAGCTACCGTGGAAGTTAACGGTAAATGCGGTTATATCGGTCAGAATGGATATTATGTGGTTCTTCCTCAGTTTGATTGTGCTTATGCTTTTTCTGAGGGATTGGCACTTGTTGAAGTTGGCGGCAAATATGGTTATATTAATCAAAGCGGCTATTATGAAGTGGAACCGTGGTTGGATGATGGATATGATTTTTCAGAGGGACTTGCGTGTGTGCAAGTTGGAGATAAATGGGGATATATGAGTCGGTATGGATATTTTGAAGTTCATCCTCAGTTTGATTGGGCATATGATTTTTCCGGAGGATTAGCTGTCGTGGAAGTTAACGGTAAATGCGGTTATATCGGTCAAAATGGATATTATGTGGTTCCTCCTCAGTTTGATTGGGCATCTGATTTTTCCGAAGGGTTGGCGCGTGTTGAAGTTGGAGGTAAATATGGTTATATTAATCAAAGCGGCTATTATGTAGCGGAACCCCAGTTTGACTATGCGTTGGATTTTTCTGATGGGCGAGCGGCTGTGATGGTGAACGATAAATGGGGCTACATTAATCAGCATGGATACTATGTATGGGAACCTTATTGGGATTATGCTAGCGATTTCTATTCGGGATTAGCGGTAGTTTACCATGGCGATTTTAGCGGCGTTATCAATTCCGACGGAACATGTATCTGCGAAGAACAAAGTGAATACAGTGAATTTCTTGTAACTGATGATGGATATATTTTGTACTATCATGATGGATGGAAATATCTGGTGGATCGAAACGGAAACATTTTGTCAGGTGGCTATGATATGATTGGTGAGTATTGA
- the rpmG gene encoding 50S ribosomal protein L33: protein MRVKITLACTECKQRNYDTMKNKKNDPERLEMNKYCRFCRKHTLHKETK, encoded by the coding sequence ATGAGAGTAAAAATTACTTTAGCTTGTACCGAATGTAAACAGAGAAACTACGACACTATGAAAAACAAGAAAAACGATCCCGAAAGATTGGAAATGAACAAATATTGCAGATTCTGCAGAAAACATACTCTGCATAAAGAAACCAAATAA
- the secE gene encoding preprotein translocase subunit SecE: MAGNEKKQNGIVKYFKGVKSEFKKVTWPSFKQILNNTGMVIASVIIIGLFIFVLDYAFSTALKAIIK, translated from the coding sequence ATGGCTGGAAATGAAAAGAAACAGAACGGAATTGTAAAATATTTCAAGGGCGTTAAATCTGAATTCAAAAAAGTGACTTGGCCGTCTTTCAAACAGATTTTAAACAATACCGGTATGGTTATTGCTTCTGTTATTATTATCGGGTTATTCATTTTTGTGTTGGATTACGCTTTCTCCACAGCATTAAAAGCAATTATTAAATAA